A single window of Candidatus Eremiobacterota bacterium DNA harbors:
- a CDS encoding phospholipase D-like domain-containing protein translates to MEFVTDREIYEKVIQNAVPSARSFLWIGTSDMKDLYVEKGKKFVPFLEILSDLVKDGVAIRIIHAKEPGPAFRYDFDKYPSLIEGVEQLICPRVHFKTVVVDGRFAYSGSANLTGAGMGSKGDNKRNFESGIVTTDLPLVKRIMEQFDSVWMGAHCEKCQRKDYCFEYSDLGAK, encoded by the coding sequence ATGGAGTTTGTCACCGACAGGGAGATCTACGAGAAGGTAATCCAGAATGCCGTTCCTTCCGCCAGGAGCTTCCTCTGGATTGGCACGTCGGACATGAAGGACCTTTACGTGGAGAAAGGAAAAAAATTTGTCCCCTTCCTGGAGATCCTTTCAGACCTTGTAAAAGACGGCGTGGCCATAAGAATCATCCATGCCAAGGAGCCTGGCCCCGCATTCCGGTATGATTTCGACAAGTACCCCTCCCTTATTGAAGGGGTGGAGCAGCTTATCTGCCCGAGGGTCCACTTCAAGACCGTCGTTGTTGACGGGCGCTTTGCCTACTCGGGAAGCGCCAACCTCACCGGCGCGGGGATGGGGAGCAAGGGCGACAACAAGAGAAATTTTGAATCGGGGATCGTCACCACCGATCTCCCCCTGGTGAAGCGGATAATGGAGCAGTTTGACAGCGTCTGGATGGGCGCCCACTGCGAAAAATGCCAGCGTAAGGACTACTGCTTTGAATACAGCGACCTTGGCGCGAAATAG